Part of the bacterium genome, ACCGCAAGTACGACCTCGAGGCGTGGATGCCGGGCCGCGGAGAGCACGGCGACTACGGCGAGGTGACCTCCACCTCCAACTGCACCGACTACCAGGCGCGAAGGCTGGGCATCCGCTTCCGCAGGGAAGGCGAGAAGAAACCCCTCCACGTCCACATGGTCAACGGCACCGCCATCGCCATGAGCCGCGCGCTGATCGCCATACTGGAAAACTACCAGGAGAAGGACGGCAGCGTCACCGTGCCGGAGGCCTTGGTTCCTTATATGGGCGGGATCAAGACCATCAAAAGGTAGCCGATGAAATTCACCGTAAAAATAGTCGAGGCGACGTCGCCCTATGATCTCGAGGAACGCATCAACGACGCGATCAACGCGCCGGACGTGCGCGGGTTCGCGGTTCAAGACGTGAAGACCGAAGTGACGCAGATGCCCGGCGCAAAGGTCTCGCGCGGCGGGATGTTCTATCTCGCATCGATATTGTTCAGGAAGGATTGATACCTCGGCGGTCTCTCTATCACCCCAAGGTCCACCATGTTCCTAAGAAACATCTCCCGCCCCCATGGGCGGAGCAGAGTGCGAAACTCTTGACTCGCCATAGAGAGGCGTTCTCTTACGGCCTCGATATGGAGCGGCTTTCCGTTGGAGATCGCCTTCATCTCCCCGCACACCATCCGTAACCTCTCATCTATCTCCGGCGCCCTCTGCACCAGGCCTATGCGCTCGCTCATCGGTTCCCTGTGCTCCCTGGCCACCGCCCTCCTGAACCTATAGAAGTCGAACGCGGTCTCGGCCGCTTCTTTGATCGGCCTATGAAGCGGGATCGCATTCCTCACATACTGGGCCGAGTTCTGGACCGTCGTCCTCTTGAGGCTCAGGGCCGAGACCACCATCGCATCAGGCGCACTCATCACCTCGCGCATACGTTTATAGAAGACATATACGGCGTCCCATACGTCGGCGTACGAACCGTACTGGTCAAGGATGCCGCCTTTCTCATAGTTGATGAAGAAATGGTCTTCGACGTTCGATATGTAGAAAACCTTCGGAGCGTCCCTGCCCTCCTCCATCGACCGCTCGACGACATCCAGACCCTCCTTGGCTATCTCGGCTGCGACACCCGTTATCCTGCCCTCCAGGAAGAGATCCCTCTCCCTCCTGAACTGATCCTCGCTGGATATCGTCCCACCCCTGCCCTCTGAATCCGTGACTACGAAGACGGAGTGCGGACCGTACATCTTCTGCAGATCTTTCCCATTGGGCATGAAACTCTTTCTAAACTCGTGCATCCAGTGTGCCGTGATCTCCACTATGGGCATGGAATCGGCAAAGGGAACGCGCGATACGACGGCCTCCATGAGGCTCGACGAAACAGCGTTGAAAAACTTATCGTCGTAGGGAACGTCCTTCGTGAGTCTCACCAGCTCCGCAGGATTAGCTCCGCCGGCATTCGAGAGCCTCAACTCCTCCGACATGGGCCTGCCTGAGATGAGAGATAAAAACTCCAGACGGTTTCGCGACGTGGCGAGCAATGCCCCGTAAAGCGGAATGAATCCGAACGGCACGCGCCTGTTGCAGTCTATCGCCCAGGAATGGGAAGCACCCTGCCACGCGGCGTTGGTGAAACTAAAGATCGGACCAACGCCGACGTATGCACCGCCAACACCCTCTATGCTCCCTATCGCCGAAGGGAAATCGTGTTCGTTGATGAGGTAGTTGAACATGCCGTAACCGAAGAAGCTGCTCGGATAGACATGCGGGTTCGAGCGCTCGAAGTACCCGTCGAGGACCGGCGACACGGGAGAGAGGTCCAGCTTCCACGCATCCCCGACCTTGATGGGATATGCTCCGCACGATCTCAGCCGGCCGACAGGCGAGAGCACACCGCCTGCCAACGCCGGAGCCTGCATCGCCGTCTGCATGTTCGACACCGCGCCGCTCATCCTTCATCCCTCGCTATCATGCCAGCGTCCTCTATCACCCTCAGCACTACACCACCACCCCCAGCTCCTCCAGGTTTGAGAGGAACATCTCGTTCCACCAAGCCTGCCGGCTCAACCCAAGCCGCCCGAACTCCTCGCGCAGCCTCCGACCGATCGAGGATCTGTCCATAGGTATACCCTCGAACATCGAGCGCGCCACCGCCATGCCGGCATCGAAACGAGGTCCGCTCATGATCGACTTCTCCAGCCGATCGATTCGCTCGGCGAGCGGGAGCCGCTTCAGCAAGGCCACGTCCACGCGCATCCTGTAGAAGTCCTTCGCTGCACTCGTGGCGGAATCCACGTCCAGTTCGAGAGGGATGCTGCGCCGCACGTATCGCGCGACGACGTCCACGGAGGTGACCTTTCTCTTCTTGGCGGAGATTATCAGCGCGTCCTTTGCATCGGCCAGTCCAGCCAGCCCCCTGTAGAGATCATAATAATTCTGCACCCTGGCCGGCATGTCCCGTTCGGCAACGCGCTTCTCGTCGAAGAGGTAGTTGAACAGGAGCACGTCCTCGACGTTGGAGATGTAGATCGCGCCGAGCGCAAGCCCCCTGGCGCGCATGTCGGAGGCTATCGCATCGAGGCCTCCGATGATCATGTCTTGAGCGACCCCCGTTATCCTCCCCTGCAGGAAGAGTTCCCTCTCCTGTCTGAAGGCAAGCTCGCTCGAGAGCACGCCGCCGCGGCCCTGCGCGTCCCTGTTCGTGAGTACGGAAGCAGGGCAGTCTTCCTCTATCTCCCACCTCTTTCTCTGGGAGAAGGTCCTCTCGAGCTTGGATCTCCATTCCCTCAGCACGACCTTAACCTTGGAGGTCCTCAGCATATTGCTGTTCCCTGCGACGACGCCGGCGAGGGTTGAGACTACGGCGCCGGCAAAACCCGGGTCAAAGGGCCTGGATATGGCGCGCTCGCAGACTCTCTCCGGCGAATCTTCGCTGCAATCGGCATGGCGGTCGACGGGCCTCCCGGTCATGAGCGAGACCATCTCGGCACGGCTTCTTGCCATGCAGAGCAAGCTCCCGTAGACCGGGACAAACCCCATCGGTATCATGAACTTCTTGTCGATTACATAGGCATGCGCGGCGTTCTGCCAGGCTGCATATGAAATCGGGACATTCCTGCCCACCCCGATGGAGGCGCCCCCTGCGCCATGGATCGAATCGATCGCAGACGGATAATCCGTCTCATTCGAGAAAAAAAAGTTGAGGCCGGAATTGAAGTCGGCCTCGCCGGAGATGAAGGGCCTCGACCTCCTGTAATACCCGTTCATAACCTTGTAGAGTGAAGATCTATCGACCCCCCATCGCCTGGACTCCCGCACAGGGTAAGCGCCGCACGCACGCAACTTCTCCACATGCGGAGCCGCATCGCGGATCAGCGGAATGGCCAAGGCAGGCGCTGACGTGCCAAGCCCGGCCCCGACGATAGGGGACGCCTTCATCCCCCGCCCCTCGCTATCATGCCCGCGTCCTCAAGCACCCTGAGCACCGCGCCGCGCTCCCAGTCCGTGAGCGTGTTCCTGAAATGATGCGACTTGCCGAGAAACGCGGACTCGGCCTCCGCCCTTGGAAGCGGCGCGCCTCTCCACCCCTCTCTCATGACCGCGAATATCTGCCTGAACGCGGGCCCTAAACCGCCATACTCCTCCAGGAGTCTGGGCTTGTTCTTCAGCGAATCCCTGCGCACCCTCGTCTCCTCCCTGCGCAGTGAGTAGAGCAGATCCGCAGAGCGAGCGGCTTCGTCGTGACCGGCATCCGGCGGTATAGAGTTGGCGACGTACCTTCGAAGGCCATCAACTGAAGTGGGATAACAGCCCTTCGCCGAAATCAAAAGCGCGTCGGCTGAAGCGGGGAGACCAAGGATGTTGCGATAGAAAGCGGCCACGGAACGGGCGGTGACCTCCGGATCGAACTTGCCGCCGCCGTGCTGCGCCTGCTCGTAATCCTCGAACAGCCAGTCCTCCACGTTCGAGACATTCAGCACGCCCAATGCGATGCCCCTCTTCGCCATGTCGGCCGCAACCGCCGCAATCCCGCTCCCCTCCATCGGCGAGGCCACCCCCGTGATCCTGCCGTCGATGAAGATATCGCGCTCGCGCCTAAGCTGCGCCTCGCTGGAGAGCGCGCCGCCCCGCCCCTTGGCATCCTTCGCCTTGAGAATCGAGAGAGGATGGATGCTGCTGTGCGGCGAGGGGGATCCGGATTCTATCGCCTCCCTGAGGGACCTGAGGTAGACCAGGGCGTGGTCGGCGATTTCACTCTTACCATAGAGTGCATTGTAGCCGTCCATCGCTATCCTCACGACATTGCCGACAGAGGTCTCAAATGAGATGTCGCGCTGAAAGCGCTTGAGAAACTCCACCAGGACGTCCGTGGGCCCGTCGATCAACTCGGCCCATTGCTCGTTCTTTGGGATCGGCTTGCCGCACAAGACGGAGAGGAACTCGAAGCGGTCGGCGGACATTGCGAGCAGAGTCCCGTAGAGCGGGATGGCGACCGTCGGGACCAGCGTGTTGATATCCATACTGTAGGCATGCGCCGCCCACTGCCACGCGGGATAGGCATAGGAGAGCATCGGGCCCGCGCCCAAATAAGCGCCCCCCTTCCCCTCGATCGCATCGATCGCCGAATGATAGTCGGGCTCGTTCGTGAGGAAATATCCCTCCTCCAGATCCGAACGGGCGCCCTCGTAGCGGTGATGTAACGACCTCTCGTAATAGCCCTTCACCAGATCCCCCAACATGCCCACTTCGAACATCCAGCCGTCTCCCATCCGTTGCGGCAAGGCCCCATGAACGCGCAGCTGTTCGCGGTAGTCGGTGACATCCTTCGCAGGTGAAGGCAGGGAAGACGCAGGCCATCGCGGCACGAGGGCGCTGGAAGAGATGCCTGCACTGATGGGAGATTTTATCATCAATACACCCCTGTCTTGTACAAGGCTGTATCGCCGTTAAGCCGGGAAAGTTGCTAGTTTTTTGATTGGAGCAATACCGGGTAAAAATGATTAAAAAATAGGCAGTCGGCCCCGCCCCTCTCAGCCTCCGTTGATCGCCTTGCGGAGCTCTTCAAGGGTCGTCGCCATATCCCGCACGTGCCTCGGCGCCACGAACGCCGTGTCGTCGCCCGCAACTATGCCCAGGATCTGTTTCAGCGCCGCATGGTCCAGAAAATCGCAGACAAACGGGGCGGAGCCCGGGGCGGTCCTGATCACTATCATAGATTCGTTGGAATCGATCGAGAGCACCAGATCCCTGACGGAACCGGAGAACGTCACCCCCCGCGCATCGCCCAATTTATAGGCCACACCGCCGCCCGCCATGGACTTGACCGCGCCGACCCTTCTCAAGGCGCGCGAGATCGTGGACTGATTGACATCGAACCCCTGGGCAGCGAGCGCCTTGCATATCTCCTCCTGGTTTCCCTCAAACCCCTCTGCCAGGAGTTTTCGCAGCGCTTCGATCATCTCCGGTCGCCTGTGCGGACACATAGGAACCTCCGATATACGCATAAATATGCATACCTAACCCTTTAAATCAATTTTTTCTTGATCGATAAAAGTAAATATGCATATTGCCGCATATCCATTCAACTCTTTGCATAAATATTCGGAGGCAGCTATGCCCAGGAAAAAAATCATGCTCGCTTATTCAGGCGGATTGGACACGTCGGCCATAATCCCGTGGCTCATTGAAAAATACGATGCAGAGGTCATCGCGTATTGCTCGGACCTAGGCAATGCGCCGGACGAGGGTTGGCTCGCGCGCAGGGCGAAGGAGCTCGGCGCCGCGGAGTTCATCTTCGAGGACCTCAAGGAGGAGCTCACCCGCGATTATATCTTCCCGGCCGTGAGGGCCGGTGCCGCCTATCAGGATGAATACCTGCTTGGCACCGCGCTGGGCCGTCCGCTGATAGCGGAGAGGGTAGCACTGATCGCAAAGCAAAGGGGTGCGGAGGCCATCGCGCACGGCGCAACCGGCAAGGGAAACGACCAGATCAGATTCGAGAGGGCATGGGCCTACCTCGCGCCCGACGTGGAGGTGATCGCGCCGTGGAAGATCTGGGACTTCAAGGGCAGGAGCGACCTCGTCGAGTATCTCAACGCAAAGGGATTCGACGCACATGACAAGGAGACGAGATACAGCGTGGACGTGAACCTCCTCCACCGCTCCTGTGAAGGCGGGATACTCGAGGAGCTGGAAAAGGAGTTCGATCCTGCGGAGATATACGCATGGACCAAACCGCACACCCACTGTGCGGCCGACGGCGCCGATGTCTCCGTGGAGTTCAAGGAGGGATATCCGATATCCCTGAACGGCATTGCGCTCACGCCCGCGAAGCTGCTGGGTGAGCTCAACCGGATCGGCGGAGAACAGGGTATCGGGGTCGCCGATCTCGTGGAGGAGCGCACAAACGGCATCAAGAGCCGAGGCGTGTACGAGACCCCTGGCGGCACGATACTGCACAAGTGCTGCAGGATCTTGAAGCACATGTGCTGGGACAGGCCCACCCTGACGATAGCATCGCGCCTGGGCAGCGATTACGCCGACCTCGTCTACGACGGCCTGTGGCACTCGGACGCGAGGAAGGCGATAGACGCCTTCTTCACGCAGGCATCGGGCGTTCTCTCAGGGACGATAGGCCTCAAGCTCACAAACGGCCATATGTTCATAACCGGAAGGAGCTCTCCTTTTTCCCTTTACGGAAAGGAGCTGGTGAGCTTTGAACACGATGAGTTCGGACTCAACAAGGCCTCGCACGGCTTCTGCCGCACACTCTCCTACAGGCAGTGGCAGGCGGGCAAGAGGAGAAGGCCCTCATAACCGTAATGAATATCCTCAGCACAGATAGAAACAAAGCTGCAGGCCCTGAACTTGACGAATTCACCGGCGGGATAGAGGTGGACAAGGTCCTCGCCCCGCAGGAGATCGCCGTCCAGAAGGCATGGGCCAGGGCCATGGGCGATGCAGGGTATCTCACCCCGGAGGAGTGTCGCCTCGCCCTGTGCCTCCTGGAGGAGGCCTTGGCCGGCATCGAGGACGGCTCCTTCGAATGGCGCGCCGAAGACGAGGACATCCACATGAACCTGGAGAGGTTCATGACCGCAAAGGCCGGCGACCTGGGCAAGAAGGTGCACATGGGTCGGTCGAGAAACGACCTGATCGCCACCACGCTGAGGCTTCATGCCGCGTGTCGGTCATCGGAAATTTCGAAATCCGTCTCCATGCTCGCGCATGCGCTCTGCGACCTTGGCGACGCCTCAGCCGACGCGATAGTCCCGGGTAACACGCACATGCAGCACGGCCAGCCCGTGGCCTTCGGACACATAGCCGCTGCGCACGCCTCGGCATTCGTGAGAGACCTGAGGAGACTTCGCCTCTCGAAGGAGAGCTGCCTCGAGTACATGCCCCTGGGATCCGCCGCGCTGGCCGGGACGACGCTCCGCGTGGACCTCAAGAAATGCGCAAAAGAGCTGGGCTTCGATTCGCCGCCCACGAACAGCTACGACGCGGTGGGCGACAGGGATTTCATGATCGAGCTGATGGACGCGCTCGCACAGACTGCGATACACGCAGCGAGGC contains:
- a CDS encoding arginine repressor, whose protein sequence is MCPHRRPEMIEALRKLLAEGFEGNQEEICKALAAQGFDVNQSTISRALRRVGAVKSMAGGGVAYKLGDARGVTFSGSVRDLVLSIDSNESMIVIRTAPGSAPFVCDFLDHAALKQILGIVAGDDTAFVAPRHVRDMATTLEELRKAINGG
- a CDS encoding argininosuccinate synthase, with the translated sequence MPRKKIMLAYSGGLDTSAIIPWLIEKYDAEVIAYCSDLGNAPDEGWLARRAKELGAAEFIFEDLKEELTRDYIFPAVRAGAAYQDEYLLGTALGRPLIAERVALIAKQRGAEAIAHGATGKGNDQIRFERAWAYLAPDVEVIAPWKIWDFKGRSDLVEYLNAKGFDAHDKETRYSVDVNLLHRSCEGGILEELEKEFDPAEIYAWTKPHTHCAADGADVSVEFKEGYPISLNGIALTPAKLLGELNRIGGEQGIGVADLVEERTNGIKSRGVYETPGGTILHKCCRILKHMCWDRPTLTIASRLGSDYADLVYDGLWHSDARKAIDAFFTQASGVLSGTIGLKLTNGHMFITGRSSPFSLYGKELVSFEHDEFGLNKASHGFCRTLSYRQWQAGKRRRPS
- the argH gene encoding argininosuccinate lyase; the protein is MNILSTDRNKAAGPELDEFTGGIEVDKVLAPQEIAVQKAWARAMGDAGYLTPEECRLALCLLEEALAGIEDGSFEWRAEDEDIHMNLERFMTAKAGDLGKKVHMGRSRNDLIATTLRLHAACRSSEISKSVSMLAHALCDLGDASADAIVPGNTHMQHGQPVAFGHIAAAHASAFVRDLRRLRLSKESCLEYMPLGSAALAGTTLRVDLKKCAKELGFDSPPTNSYDAVGDRDFMIELMDALAQTAIHAARLCEDIIYWSSTAVGLVALPRQYSTGSSIMPNKRNPDVAELARARCARVISLANEAHTILKSVPTSYAGDMHELKKTFVFACDETQAVLKAFTPFVKGLSLNRERAAELLCRGHILATEVADALASRGMPFREAYRKTAALVELAEDQGVQIHELDREDFMKALPDIDTGFLDSISFENAVERRSQPGGTNISNVKESIRRTRQALSSH